In Amycolatopsis coloradensis, one genomic interval encodes:
- a CDS encoding COX15/CtaA family protein has translation MPFQSLVARLPYPSFAVQRAVAIAAVIAQAGIGVTGSVVRVTGSGLGCPTWPQCVEGSIVPVAHPELDMLTQWIEFSNRLLTGVVILVAALCVITAWRVQIEHPSRRRLVKLAWTMPAGVMLQAVVGGITVLAKLEWWTVALHFLASTPLVWLAVLLLRAFKEGDEPARWLIPDAARKTLIALAVSMWAVLVAGTTVTGAGPHGGDPGTHRLQAPIETLTQVHGGLLVVYLIVLAVFGLQLMRGETPKQLWKRYTIVWVVAVLQGVVGSVQYALGVPEALVSFHVLGSALVIISTAALWCGSRDRGPVFSATAPERELATSN, from the coding sequence GTGCCGTTCCAGAGCCTTGTAGCGCGTCTGCCGTATCCCTCGTTCGCGGTCCAGCGAGCGGTCGCGATAGCGGCGGTGATCGCCCAGGCGGGCATCGGCGTCACCGGATCGGTCGTCCGGGTCACGGGTTCGGGCCTCGGCTGCCCGACCTGGCCGCAGTGCGTCGAAGGCAGCATCGTGCCGGTCGCGCACCCCGAGTTGGACATGCTCACCCAGTGGATCGAGTTCAGCAACCGGTTGCTGACCGGCGTGGTCATCCTCGTCGCCGCGCTGTGCGTGATCACCGCGTGGCGCGTGCAGATCGAGCACCCGAGCCGCCGCCGTCTGGTGAAACTGGCCTGGACGATGCCCGCCGGCGTGATGCTGCAGGCCGTCGTCGGCGGGATCACCGTGCTCGCGAAACTCGAATGGTGGACCGTCGCGCTCCACTTCCTGGCCTCCACTCCCCTGGTCTGGCTCGCTGTGCTGCTGCTGCGGGCGTTCAAGGAAGGTGACGAGCCCGCCCGCTGGCTGATCCCGGACGCGGCACGCAAGACGCTGATCGCGCTCGCCGTGTCCATGTGGGCCGTCCTCGTGGCGGGAACCACCGTGACCGGGGCGGGCCCGCACGGCGGCGACCCCGGCACCCACCGGCTCCAGGCCCCGATCGAGACGCTGACCCAGGTCCACGGTGGACTGCTGGTGGTCTACCTGATCGTGCTGGCCGTCTTCGGGCTCCAGCTGATGCGTGGCGAGACGCCGAAGCAGTTGTGGAAGCGGTACACCATCGTGTGGGTCGTCGCGGTCCTCCAGGGCGTCGTGGGCTCGGTGCAGTACGCCCTCGGTGTCCCGGAGGCGCTCGTCTCGTTCCACGTCCTCGGCTCCGCGCTCGTGATCATCTCGACGGCGGCGCTGTGGTGCGGCTCGCGCGACCGTGGTCCCGTGTTCTCGGCCACGGCTCCGGAACGCGAACTCGCCACCTCGAACTGA
- a CDS encoding acyl-CoA desaturase, translated as MTASTEPDAPASPSKPLISHRRGSGEMLILKTFLLVPFVALLAAVPIVWGWGMTWVDLALAAVFYTVGTLGVTVGYHRYFTHGAFKAGRPLRVALAIAGSFAVQGSVIFWVASHRRHHAFADREGDPHSPWLFGTSPSALLRGFWHAHMGWMFSREVTNYDRFAPDLVADKDLRVVNRYFWLWITLSLALPAVLGGLISWSWWGVVTGFFWAGLVRIAFLHHVTWSVNSICHLVGERPFASRDKAANFWPLAILSMGESWHNSHHADPTCARHGVLRGQVDVSARVIWLFEKFGWARDVRWPKPERLAAKLAKPA; from the coding sequence ATGACCGCCAGCACCGAGCCGGACGCACCGGCCAGTCCGTCCAAACCCCTGATCTCCCACCGCCGAGGCTCCGGGGAGATGCTGATACTCAAGACCTTCCTGCTGGTCCCGTTCGTCGCGCTGCTCGCCGCCGTGCCGATCGTGTGGGGCTGGGGCATGACCTGGGTCGACCTGGCGCTGGCGGCCGTGTTCTACACCGTCGGGACGCTCGGGGTGACCGTCGGATACCACCGCTACTTCACCCACGGCGCCTTCAAGGCCGGGCGGCCGCTGCGCGTGGCGCTCGCCATCGCCGGCAGTTTCGCCGTGCAGGGTTCGGTCATCTTCTGGGTGGCCAGTCACCGTCGCCACCACGCCTTCGCCGACCGCGAAGGCGACCCGCACTCCCCCTGGCTGTTCGGGACGTCGCCCTCGGCGCTGCTACGCGGCTTCTGGCACGCGCACATGGGCTGGATGTTCAGCCGCGAGGTGACCAACTACGACCGTTTCGCGCCGGACCTGGTGGCCGACAAGGACCTTCGCGTGGTGAACCGCTACTTCTGGCTGTGGATCACGCTGAGCCTCGCGCTGCCCGCGGTGCTCGGCGGGCTGATCAGCTGGTCGTGGTGGGGTGTGGTGACCGGGTTCTTCTGGGCCGGGCTGGTCCGGATCGCGTTCCTGCACCACGTCACCTGGTCGGTGAACTCGATCTGTCACCTGGTCGGCGAGCGCCCGTTCGCCAGCCGTGACAAGGCGGCGAACTTCTGGCCGCTGGCGATCCTGTCCATGGGCGAGTCGTGGCACAACTCCCACCACGCCGACCCCACCTGCGCGCGGCACGGTGTCCTGCGCGGACAGGTCGACGTGTCGGCACGGGTGATCTGGCTGTTCGAGAAGTTCGGGTGGGCACGGGACGTGCGGTGGCCGAAGCCGGAGCGCTTGGCCGCGAAACTCGCCAAACCCGCCTGA
- a CDS encoding quinone oxidoreductase — MPAAVQIRRTGGPEVLELSEVEVGEPGSGELLVDVAAAGVNYIDTYHREGIYPVDTPFILGMEGAGTVAAVGADVTGFAVGDRVAWQGSLGSYAQRRLVPATIAVKIPDGVSEETAAATMLQGITAHALIASTYEVKAGDDVLIHAAAGGMGLLLVQLAKARGARVIGTVSTDEKAELAKQAGADDVIRYDQVDFAKATRDLTGGKGVEVVYDGVGKSTVDGSLASLRIRGLLALYGAASGPVPPIDPQLLNRSGSVYLTRPTSAHYVLTREELEWRVNELFAAVQDGSLNIRIGGRYPLADARQAHEDLQGRRTTGKLLLIP; from the coding sequence ATGCCCGCGGCAGTGCAGATCCGGCGAACCGGTGGTCCCGAAGTCCTTGAACTGTCCGAAGTCGAGGTAGGCGAACCCGGATCCGGCGAACTGCTCGTGGACGTCGCGGCGGCGGGCGTCAACTACATCGACACCTACCACCGCGAGGGCATCTATCCGGTCGACACCCCGTTCATCCTGGGCATGGAGGGCGCCGGCACGGTGGCCGCGGTCGGCGCGGACGTGACCGGTTTCGCCGTCGGCGACCGGGTCGCCTGGCAGGGTTCGCTGGGCAGCTACGCCCAGCGCCGTCTGGTTCCCGCCACGATCGCGGTGAAGATCCCGGACGGCGTGTCCGAGGAGACCGCCGCCGCCACGATGCTCCAGGGAATCACCGCGCACGCGCTGATCGCCTCGACCTACGAGGTCAAGGCCGGTGACGACGTGCTGATCCACGCCGCGGCGGGTGGTATGGGCCTGCTGCTGGTCCAGCTGGCCAAGGCCCGCGGCGCCCGGGTCATCGGCACCGTCTCCACCGACGAGAAGGCCGAACTCGCCAAGCAGGCGGGCGCGGACGACGTCATCCGCTACGACCAGGTCGACTTCGCCAAGGCCACCCGCGACCTCACCGGCGGCAAGGGTGTCGAGGTCGTCTACGACGGCGTCGGCAAGTCCACTGTGGACGGCAGCCTGGCGAGCCTGAGGATCCGCGGCCTGCTCGCCCTCTACGGCGCGGCCAGCGGCCCGGTCCCGCCGATCGACCCGCAGCTGCTCAACCGCAGCGGCTCGGTGTACCTCACCCGCCCGACCTCCGCGCATTACGTGCTCACCCGCGAGGAACTGGAGTGGCGTGTGAACGAACTGTTCGCCGCCGTCCAGGACGGTTCGCTGAACATCCGGATCGGCGGCCGCTATCCGCTGGCCGACGCGCGCCAGGCGCACGAAGACCTCCAGGGGCGCCGCACCACCGGCAAGCTCCTGCTGATCCCGTGA
- a CDS encoding GNAT family protein, with the protein MTALWPEAVRLTGEGLVLREWVEDDIVFLPGLFDNPAVARFTPLPSPFDEVAAKAHYAKAVDRRAEGNGLRLAITADGGEPLGEVVLFLKEDAAELGYAVGPAHRGRDLAARSLRVLTAHALDLGLGPLQLKIDAENAASEAVARRVGYALTDAAPEPKVEKGLEITLLTWEYAG; encoded by the coding sequence GTGACGGCGCTCTGGCCGGAGGCAGTCCGGCTCACCGGCGAGGGGCTCGTCCTGCGGGAGTGGGTCGAAGACGACATCGTGTTCCTGCCGGGGCTGTTCGACAACCCCGCCGTCGCGCGGTTCACGCCGCTGCCTTCCCCATTCGACGAGGTGGCGGCGAAGGCGCACTACGCGAAGGCCGTCGACCGTCGCGCCGAGGGCAACGGGCTGCGGCTGGCCATCACGGCCGACGGCGGCGAGCCGCTCGGCGAAGTGGTGCTGTTCCTGAAGGAGGATGCGGCCGAACTCGGATACGCCGTCGGTCCCGCGCACCGCGGGCGGGACCTGGCGGCGCGGTCGCTGCGGGTGCTCACCGCCCACGCGCTGGACCTCGGTCTCGGCCCGCTCCAGCTGAAGATCGACGCCGAGAACGCGGCCAGCGAAGCCGTCGCTCGCCGCGTCGGCTACGCCCTGACCGACGCGGCGCCCGAGCCCAAAGTCGAGAAGGGACTGGAGATCACTCTGCTCACCTGGGAGTACGCCGGCTGA
- a CDS encoding cold shock domain-containing protein, with protein sequence MGTSDGRVHRGRVRSWLVDDGWGVVESADFADPIWVHYSMLEGFGPGEFRQLHVGDEVELTVEHAEQDEFRLRALWVRAMG encoded by the coding sequence ATGGGGACTTCAGACGGCCGTGTCCACCGAGGCCGGGTTCGTTCCTGGCTGGTGGACGATGGCTGGGGAGTGGTCGAGTCGGCCGACTTCGCCGACCCGATCTGGGTCCACTATTCGATGCTGGAGGGTTTCGGCCCTGGCGAGTTCCGGCAACTCCACGTGGGCGACGAGGTCGAGTTGACCGTCGAGCACGCGGAACAGGACGAGTTCCGGCTCCGAGCGCTCTGGGTCCGCGCGATGGGCTGA
- a CDS encoding FKBP-type peptidyl-prolyl cis-trans isomerase, with the protein MRTFGKIVVIGAGVLALAACGEKQNTAGSAQTSGAAPASASSSAPAAPKGKECTAEDVKTTGKFGEAPTITIPDDCDPPKKLITKDLEPGTGEGAKAGANLKMNYSLVTWSNKQKLDSSFDRGEPFELTLGAGMVIQGWDKGLEGIKQGARRLLIIPPDLGYGQGGNGIAPNETLVFVTDAVSVPTDKG; encoded by the coding sequence ATGCGCACATTCGGCAAGATCGTGGTCATCGGCGCGGGCGTCCTCGCCCTGGCGGCCTGTGGCGAGAAACAGAACACCGCAGGTTCGGCCCAGACCTCCGGCGCGGCCCCCGCGTCGGCGTCTTCGTCGGCTCCGGCCGCCCCGAAGGGCAAGGAATGCACGGCCGAGGACGTGAAGACCACCGGGAAGTTCGGCGAAGCGCCGACCATCACCATCCCGGACGACTGCGACCCGCCGAAGAAGCTCATCACCAAGGACCTCGAGCCCGGTACCGGCGAGGGAGCCAAGGCGGGCGCGAACCTGAAGATGAACTATTCGCTGGTCACCTGGTCCAACAAGCAGAAGCTGGACAGCTCGTTCGACCGCGGCGAACCGTTCGAGCTGACGCTCGGCGCGGGCATGGTCATCCAGGGCTGGGACAAGGGTCTCGAAGGGATCAAGCAGGGCGCGCGGCGGCTGCTGATCATCCCGCCGGACCTCGGTTACGGTCAGGGCGGGAACGGCATCGCGCCGAACGAGACCCTGGTGTTCGTGACCGACGCGGTGAGCGTCCCGACCGACAAGGGCTGA
- a CDS encoding HelD family protein — protein sequence MSVSPDREPDALEQDVALEQQYVTTLYRKLDTERVDAQRRLDETLRQTGGTPQARTERDVATTLYTDRLSQLSSVEQGLCFGRLDFLPDHAEETTYIGRLGLFDEDDDYRPLLVDWRAPVARPFYLATAASPEGVRRRRHIRSLSRKVVGVDDEILDLSAADQGQDLGLAGEAALLAALERRRTGEMSDIVATIQAEQDRIIRASPNGVLVVQGGPGTGKTAVALHRAAYLLYTHRQQLTTRGVLVVGPNSTFLRYIGQVLPSLGETGVLLATIGQLYPGLDADGPVTREAAEIKGRPVMADVLANAVRDRQRVPEPVLEIEFEREILMLDRKTCTEARTRARRSRRPHNLARRIFVSDLLDALTRQAARKLGEDLLDARDVQDIRAEVAADRNVAAAIDGLWPKLTPEIVLDELFADRERLRSAAGKALSDTDREHLYSPTDAKWSPSDVPLLDELAELLGEDDTEARAEAARREREDRAYAEGVLDILEQDEEIVDEELLRVGDVLDAELFAERQQRRSEMTAAQRAAQDRTWTFGHVIVDEAQELTAMDWRLLMRRSPNRSMTLVGDVAQTGAAGGARTWGEALSPYVADRWRLEELTVNYRTPAEIMAVASRVLAEVNPELEAPVSVRETGFEPWLRSVDPADLTAELPGLVDAELSAVDGGTVAVLCPSPLVASLSETLGEAGDRVSVMPVERAKGLEFDSVLLVSPGEVVAESPRGLNDLYVALTRATRRMGVVQTGDLVPALEGLG from the coding sequence TTGTCCGTGTCCCCGGACCGGGAACCCGACGCGCTCGAGCAGGACGTCGCGCTCGAGCAGCAGTACGTCACCACCCTCTACCGCAAGCTCGACACCGAACGCGTCGACGCGCAGCGCAGGCTCGACGAGACGCTGCGCCAGACCGGCGGCACCCCGCAGGCGCGCACCGAACGCGACGTCGCCACGACGCTCTACACCGACAGGCTGTCCCAGCTGAGTTCAGTGGAGCAGGGCCTGTGCTTCGGCCGCCTCGACTTCTTGCCGGACCACGCAGAGGAGACCACCTACATCGGGCGGCTCGGGCTGTTCGACGAGGACGACGACTACCGTCCGCTGCTCGTCGACTGGCGCGCGCCGGTCGCGCGGCCCTTCTACCTCGCCACCGCCGCTTCACCCGAAGGTGTGCGGCGCCGCCGCCACATCCGGTCGCTGAGCCGGAAGGTCGTCGGCGTCGACGACGAGATCCTCGACCTCTCCGCCGCCGACCAGGGCCAAGACCTCGGCCTCGCGGGCGAGGCGGCGCTGCTGGCCGCGCTCGAACGTCGTCGCACCGGCGAGATGAGCGACATCGTCGCCACCATCCAGGCCGAACAGGACCGCATCATCCGCGCGTCGCCGAACGGGGTGCTCGTGGTCCAGGGCGGCCCGGGAACCGGCAAGACCGCCGTCGCGCTGCACCGCGCGGCGTACCTGCTCTACACGCATCGCCAGCAGCTCACCACCCGTGGCGTGCTGGTGGTCGGGCCGAACAGCACGTTCCTCCGCTACATCGGGCAGGTCCTGCCGTCGCTGGGGGAGACCGGGGTGCTGCTGGCCACGATCGGGCAGCTGTACCCGGGGCTGGACGCCGACGGGCCGGTCACCCGCGAGGCCGCCGAGATCAAGGGCCGTCCGGTGATGGCCGACGTGCTCGCCAACGCGGTCCGAGACCGGCAGCGGGTGCCGGAACCGGTCCTGGAGATCGAGTTCGAGCGCGAGATCCTCATGCTCGACCGCAAGACCTGCACCGAGGCGCGGACGCGGGCCCGCCGGTCGCGCCGTCCACACAACCTCGCCCGGCGGATCTTCGTCTCGGACCTCCTCGACGCGCTGACCCGGCAGGCCGCCCGCAAACTGGGGGAGGACCTGCTCGACGCGCGGGACGTCCAGGACATCCGGGCCGAGGTCGCCGCGGACAGGAACGTGGCCGCCGCGATCGACGGGCTGTGGCCGAAACTCACCCCCGAGATCGTGCTCGACGAGCTGTTCGCCGACCGCGAACGGTTGCGCAGCGCGGCCGGGAAGGCCTTGTCGGACACAGATCGTGAGCACCTCTACAGCCCGACCGACGCGAAGTGGAGCCCGTCGGACGTCCCGCTGCTCGACGAACTCGCCGAATTGCTCGGCGAGGACGACACCGAAGCCCGTGCCGAGGCCGCTCGCCGCGAGCGGGAAGACCGCGCCTACGCGGAGGGCGTGCTCGACATCCTCGAACAGGACGAGGAGATCGTCGACGAGGAACTGCTGCGGGTGGGCGACGTCCTCGACGCGGAGCTGTTCGCCGAGCGTCAGCAGCGCCGCAGCGAGATGACCGCGGCGCAGCGGGCCGCCCAGGACCGGACGTGGACCTTCGGGCACGTGATCGTCGACGAGGCGCAGGAACTGACCGCGATGGACTGGCGGCTGCTGATGCGCCGGTCGCCGAACCGGTCGATGACGCTGGTCGGCGACGTCGCCCAGACCGGGGCGGCCGGTGGGGCGCGGACGTGGGGCGAGGCGCTTTCGCCGTACGTCGCCGATCGCTGGCGGCTCGAAGAACTGACCGTCAACTACCGGACTCCGGCGGAGATCATGGCCGTCGCGTCCCGGGTGCTCGCTGAGGTCAACCCGGAACTCGAAGCGCCGGTTTCGGTGCGGGAGACGGGTTTCGAGCCGTGGCTGCGTTCCGTGGACCCGGCGGATCTCACCGCGGAACTGCCCGGCCTCGTCGACGCCGAACTGTCCGCTGTGGACGGTGGGACGGTCGCCGTGCTGTGTCCGTCGCCCCTGGTCGCTTCGCTCTCGGAGACACTCGGCGAGGCGGGGGATCGGGTGTCGGTGATGCCGGTCGAGCGGGCGAAGGGCCTGGAGTTCGATTCGGTGCTGCTGGTGTCCCCGGGCGAGGTCGTCGCCGAGTCGCCGCGCGGGCTCAACGATCTTTATGTGGCTCTGACCAGGGCGACCCGGCGGATGGGCGTAGTGCAGACCGGTGACCTTGTTCCCGCGCTGGAGGGTCTTGGCTAA
- a CDS encoding heme o synthase: MSLVNAAHGRSDSTSAVHPTGERPHGGRRTIRQVVGAYAALAKPRVIELLLVTTIPAMFLAGREIPSPWLVLATLVGGTMAAGSANALNCVIDADIDKVMNRTKRRPLVKESVPRRGALIFGLVLGVLSFVVLYFTVNLLSAILAIVTILFYIFVYTLVLKRRTSQNVVWGGAAGCMPVVIGWAAVTGTVEWPAFVMFGVIFFWTPPHTWALGMKYRDDYERAGVPMLPVVATPQHVARQIVIYSWVMVAWTLLLVPVTSWIYTTFAILAGGWFLFYAHSLNAAVRRGEETKPMSLFHRSNTYLMIVFVALAVDSAIGLPAIGLPF; the protein is encoded by the coding sequence ATGTCGTTGGTGAACGCTGCGCACGGACGCAGTGACAGCACCAGCGCCGTACATCCGACCGGTGAACGACCGCACGGTGGCCGGCGAACAATCCGCCAGGTCGTCGGCGCGTACGCCGCCCTCGCGAAGCCCAGGGTGATCGAGCTCCTCCTGGTCACCACGATCCCCGCGATGTTCCTGGCAGGCCGGGAGATCCCGTCGCCGTGGCTGGTGCTCGCGACGCTCGTGGGCGGCACCATGGCCGCCGGCAGCGCCAACGCCTTGAACTGCGTCATCGACGCGGACATCGACAAGGTGATGAATCGCACCAAGCGTCGCCCGCTGGTGAAGGAATCGGTGCCCCGGCGCGGCGCCCTGATCTTCGGTCTCGTGCTCGGCGTCCTGTCGTTCGTCGTGCTCTATTTCACGGTGAACCTGCTCTCGGCGATCCTCGCGATCGTGACGATCCTCTTCTACATCTTCGTCTACACGCTGGTGCTGAAGCGGCGTACGTCACAGAACGTGGTCTGGGGCGGCGCGGCGGGCTGCATGCCGGTCGTCATCGGCTGGGCCGCCGTCACCGGCACCGTCGAGTGGCCCGCGTTCGTGATGTTCGGCGTCATCTTCTTCTGGACCCCGCCGCACACCTGGGCGCTGGGCATGAAGTACCGCGACGACTACGAGCGCGCCGGCGTGCCGATGCTGCCCGTGGTCGCCACCCCGCAGCACGTGGCGCGGCAGATCGTCATCTACTCGTGGGTGATGGTCGCGTGGACGCTGCTGCTGGTCCCGGTGACGAGCTGGATCTACACGACGTTCGCGATCCTGGCGGGCGGCTGGTTCCTCTTCTACGCGCACAGCCTGAACGCGGCGGTGCGGCGCGGCGAGGAGACCAAGCCGATGTCGCTGTTCCACCGGTCGAACACGTACCTGATGATCGTGTTCGTCGCGCTGGCCGTCGACTCGGCGATCGGGCTGCCGGCCATCGGGCTGCCTTTCTGA
- the tkt gene encoding transketolase, with amino-acid sequence MSETASTSEKNPLLRRNVPADWTDLDTRAVDTVRVLAADAVENCGSGHPGTAMSLAPLAYTLFQRTLRHDPADPEWPARDRFVLSAGHSSLTLYIQLYLAGFGLELEDLKQLRKWDSKTPGHPEYRHTKGVETTTGPLGQGLANAVGMAMAARRERGLLDPDAPQGESIFDHYVYVVASDGDIEEGVTAEASSIAGRQELGNLIVFWDDNEISIEDDTKIALSEDVVKRYEAYGWHTQVVEGGEDVVAIEEAIKAAKAETERPSFIALKTVIGYPAPKKMGTGKAHGAALGAEEVAAVKEILGFDPEQSFQVDDEVIAHTRQAVDRGKTARAEWQEKFEAWGAANPERKKIADRMATRSLPEGFADNLPKWEPDAKGIATRKASGEVLNALAEPLPELWGGSADLAESNNTTMKGADSFGPEKASTDMWKTSPYGRTLHFGIREHAMGSILNGIALHGGTRPYGATFLIFSDYMRPPVRLAALMKAPVTYVWTHDSIGLGEDGPTHQPIEQLSSLRAIPGLNVVRPADANETAYAWKAVLEDVHHPSGLALTRQNVPVLEGTSAEGVKRGGYVLAEASNGSPEVVLIATGSEVQLAVEARKTLEADGIPASVVSMPCVEWFDAQDQSYKDAVIPPSVKARVSVEAGIAQSWHRFTGDAGVNVSIEHFGASADAATLFREFGFTAEAVVEAARRSIANTKN; translated from the coding sequence GTGTCCGAAACCGCCTCTACCAGCGAGAAGAACCCACTCCTCCGGCGCAACGTGCCCGCCGACTGGACCGACCTCGACACGCGGGCCGTCGACACCGTGCGGGTGCTCGCCGCGGACGCGGTCGAGAACTGCGGCAGCGGGCACCCCGGCACCGCGATGAGCCTGGCGCCGCTCGCGTACACGCTCTTCCAGCGGACGCTGCGTCATGACCCGGCGGACCCCGAGTGGCCGGCTCGTGACCGCTTCGTCCTCTCCGCCGGTCACTCGAGTCTCACCCTCTACATCCAGCTGTACCTCGCCGGGTTCGGCCTGGAGCTGGAAGACCTGAAGCAGCTGCGCAAGTGGGACTCGAAGACGCCGGGTCACCCGGAGTACCGGCACACCAAGGGCGTCGAGACCACCACCGGTCCGCTCGGACAGGGCCTGGCCAACGCGGTCGGCATGGCGATGGCGGCCCGCCGCGAGCGCGGCCTGCTGGACCCGGACGCCCCGCAGGGCGAGAGCATCTTCGACCACTACGTCTACGTCGTCGCCTCCGACGGTGACATCGAAGAGGGCGTCACCGCCGAGGCCTCCTCGATCGCCGGCCGCCAGGAGCTGGGCAACCTGATCGTCTTCTGGGACGACAACGAGATCTCGATCGAGGACGACACCAAGATCGCGCTGTCCGAGGACGTCGTGAAGCGCTACGAGGCCTACGGGTGGCACACCCAGGTCGTCGAAGGTGGCGAAGACGTCGTCGCGATCGAAGAGGCCATCAAGGCCGCGAAGGCCGAGACCGAGCGTCCGTCGTTCATCGCGCTGAAGACCGTCATCGGGTACCCGGCGCCGAAGAAGATGGGCACCGGCAAGGCCCACGGCGCCGCGCTCGGCGCCGAAGAGGTCGCCGCAGTCAAGGAGATCCTCGGTTTCGACCCGGAGCAGAGCTTCCAGGTCGACGACGAGGTCATCGCGCACACCCGCCAGGCCGTCGACCGCGGCAAGACCGCCCGCGCCGAATGGCAGGAGAAGTTCGAGGCGTGGGGCGCCGCCAACCCGGAGCGCAAGAAGATCGCGGACCGGATGGCCACCCGCTCGCTGCCCGAGGGCTTCGCGGACAACCTGCCGAAGTGGGAGCCGGACGCCAAGGGCATCGCGACCCGCAAGGCCTCCGGTGAGGTGCTCAACGCCCTCGCCGAGCCGCTTCCCGAGCTGTGGGGCGGTTCCGCGGACCTCGCGGAGAGCAACAACACCACCATGAAGGGGGCCGACTCGTTCGGCCCGGAGAAGGCTTCCACCGACATGTGGAAGACCAGCCCGTACGGCCGAACGCTGCACTTCGGCATCCGCGAGCACGCGATGGGCTCGATCCTCAACGGCATCGCGCTGCACGGCGGCACCCGTCCCTACGGCGCGACGTTCCTGATCTTCTCCGACTACATGCGCCCGCCCGTGCGGCTGGCCGCGCTGATGAAGGCGCCGGTCACCTACGTGTGGACGCACGACTCGATCGGCCTTGGCGAGGACGGCCCCACCCACCAGCCGATCGAGCAGCTCTCCTCGCTGCGCGCGATCCCCGGCCTCAACGTCGTCCGCCCGGCGGACGCCAACGAGACCGCGTACGCGTGGAAGGCCGTCCTGGAGGACGTCCACCACCCGTCGGGCCTGGCGCTGACCCGGCAGAACGTGCCGGTGCTGGAGGGCACCAGCGCCGAAGGCGTCAAGCGGGGCGGTTACGTCCTCGCCGAGGCGTCCAACGGCAGCCCCGAGGTCGTGCTGATCGCGACCGGCTCCGAGGTCCAGCTGGCCGTCGAGGCCCGCAAGACCCTCGAGGCCGACGGCATCCCGGCGAGCGTCGTCTCGATGCCGTGTGTCGAGTGGTTCGACGCGCAGGACCAGTCCTACAAGGACGCCGTGATCCCGCCGTCGGTCAAGGCACGCGTCTCCGTCGAAGCCGGTATCGCCCAATCGTGGCACCGCTTCACCGGTGACGCCGGGGTGAACGTTTCGATCGAGCACTTCGGTGCGTCGGCCGACGCCGCCACGCTGTTCCGTGAGTTCGGTTTCACCGCGGAGGCAGTCGTCGAGGCCGCACGTCGCTCGATCGCCAACACCAAGAACTGA
- the tal gene encoding transaldolase, with the protein MSNDKLAQLSEAGVSIWLDDLSRERLNTGNLADLIRDKHVVGVTTNPTIFANAMSKGEAYDEQTRELAARGADVEATIRELTTTDVRNAADLFRDVYTATNGVDGRVSIEVDPRLAKDSDKTVAEAQDLWKTVDRPNVLIKIPATEEGLPAITKTLAEGISVNVTLIFSVERYRAVIEAYFAGLEQAKANGHDLKGIHSVASFFVSRVDTEIDKRLDAIGTDAATALRGEAAIANARLAYAAFEELFASDRWKALAEAGANPQRPLWASTGVKDPQYSDTRYVDQLVVKDTVNTMPEKTLEAAGDHADITGDTVTGKGPDAQVVFDKLRVVGIDIDDVFKVLEDEGVEKFEKSWTELLETVTGQLEKAKD; encoded by the coding sequence ATGAGCAACGACAAGCTCGCGCAGCTGTCCGAGGCCGGTGTCTCGATCTGGCTCGACGACCTGTCCCGTGAGCGGCTGAACACCGGCAACCTCGCCGACCTGATCCGCGACAAGCACGTCGTCGGCGTCACCACCAACCCGACGATCTTCGCCAACGCGATGTCGAAGGGCGAGGCCTACGACGAGCAGACTCGCGAGCTGGCGGCCCGCGGCGCCGACGTCGAGGCCACCATCCGCGAGCTGACCACCACCGACGTGCGCAACGCCGCGGACCTGTTCCGCGACGTCTACACCGCGACGAACGGGGTCGACGGCCGGGTGTCCATCGAGGTGGACCCGCGGCTGGCCAAGGACTCCGACAAGACGGTGGCCGAGGCGCAGGACCTGTGGAAGACCGTGGACCGGCCGAACGTGCTGATCAAGATCCCGGCCACCGAAGAGGGCCTCCCGGCGATCACCAAGACCCTGGCCGAGGGCATCAGCGTCAACGTCACGCTGATCTTCTCGGTCGAGCGGTACCGGGCGGTCATCGAGGCCTACTTCGCCGGGCTGGAGCAGGCCAAGGCCAACGGCCACGACCTCAAGGGCATCCACTCGGTCGCGTCGTTCTTCGTGTCCCGTGTGGACACCGAGATCGACAAGCGTCTCGACGCCATCGGCACCGACGCGGCCACCGCCCTGCGGGGTGAGGCCGCCATCGCCAACGCGCGGCTCGCGTACGCGGCGTTCGAGGAGCTGTTCGCTTCGGACCGCTGGAAGGCACTCGCCGAGGCGGGCGCGAACCCGCAGCGTCCGCTGTGGGCCTCCACCGGCGTGAAGGACCCGCAGTACTCCGACACCCGCTACGTGGACCAGCTCGTCGTCAAGGACACGGTCAACACGATGCCGGAGAAGACCCTCGAAGCCGCGGGCGACCACGCCGACATCACCGGTGACACGGTGACCGGCAAGGGCCCGGACGCGCAGGTCGTCTTCGACAAGCTGCGTGTGGTCGGCATCGACATCGACGACGTGTTCAAGGTCCTCGAGGACGAGGGCGTGGAGAAGTTCGAGAAGTCGTGGACCGAGCTTCTCGAGACCGTCACCGGGCAGCTGGAAAAGGCAAAGGACTGA